Proteins co-encoded in one Ziziphus jujuba cultivar Dongzao chromosome 9, ASM3175591v1 genomic window:
- the LOC107427123 gene encoding putative pentatricopeptide repeat-containing protein At5g52630 isoform X2, whose product MASSLPSVAVNGTLKLDSDFRKQPSSFLPTDKRSYVATHLDGTSEPKSLDFREALSMMKENSTVESTYYVSLLQECIDKNSAAEAQMVHAHIIKTGSHGDLFVSTFLVNVYVKCGTMENARKVFDNLPSRNVVAWTTLMTGYVHNLKPELAIQVFLEMLKAGTYPTNYTLGIALNACTSLHSIKVGEQIHAYIIKYRIDFDTSIGNSLCTLYAKCRDLESSVKAFMKIREKNVISWTGIISACGDNGEAARGLQFFSEMLSEDVEPNEFTLTSVLSLCCVMLTLGVGTQVHSLSIKLGYESILPIKNSIMYLYLKCGQVKEAQTLFEGMETVSLITWNAMIAGYAQMMDLEGNDLSAYQSGNEALNIFSKLNRSDMKPDLFTFSSILTVCSSLVALEQGEQIHAQTIKTGFLSDVVVGTALINMYNKCGSIEKASKAFLEMSTRTLISWTSMITGLAQHGKTQQALQLFEDMRFAGVRPNQITFVGVLSACSHAGMVDEALSYFEMMQKEYKIKPVMDHFACLIDMFVRLGRLDEAFNFIEKMDIEPSEFIWSILIAGCRSHGNLELGFYAAEQLLKLKPKDIETYVLLLNMYLSAGRWKDVSRVKKLMKEEKLGKLKDWSWISIKGKVYSFKPNDKSHPQNVDIYKSLENLIDEAKSLGYESLETLMVTDEDEEKTSSSSSAHYHSEKLAVAFGLLNTPSAAPIRVMKNVIMCRDCHNFVKIISLLTDREITIRDSKRLHKIVNGRCSCGDFGGLL is encoded by the exons ATGGCTTCTTCTTTGCCTTCAGTTGCTGTCAATGGCACCCTCAAGCTCGACTCCGATTTCAGAAAACAACCctcatcttttcttcccactgaTAAG AGAAGTTATGTAGCCACCCATTTGGATGGAACTTCTGAACCAAAGTCTCTGGACTTCCGAGAAGCACTCTCTATGATGAAAGAGAATTCTACTGTCGAATCGACATATTATGTCAGCCTCTTGCAAGAATGCATTGATAAGAATTCAGCTGCAGAAGCTCAAATGGTGCATGCCCACATCATAAAGACTGGAAGCCATGGAGATTTATTTGTATCGACGTTCCTTGTCAATGTCTATGTGAAATGCGGAACCATGGAAAATGCTCGCAAGGTTTTTGACAATTTGCCTAGCAGAAATGTTGTTGCATGGACAACTTTGATGACGGGTTATGTACATAATTTGAAGCCAGAGCTTGCCATCCAAGTTTTTCTAGAAATGTTGAAGGCGGGTACCTATCCTACAAACTACACTCTAGGAATTGCTTTAAATGCTTGCACTTCATTGCATTCCATCAAAGTGGGTGAACAAATCCATGCCTACATTATCAAGTACCGGATTGACTTCGACACTAGTATCGGTAACTCCCTTTGTACTTTGTATGCTAAGTGTAGAGACTTGGAATCTTCTGTTAAAGCTTTTATGAAGATCAGGGAAAAGAACGTGATCTCGTGGACTGGAATTATATCTGCTTGTGGTGACAATGGTGAAGCTGCAAGGGGTTTACAATTTTTCAGTGAGATGCTTTCTGAAGATGTTGAACCCAATGAGTTTACCCTAACTAGTGTTTTGAGCCTGTGTTGTGTAATGCTGACATTGGGTGTAGGTACACAGGTTCACTCATTAAGCATCAAACTTGGCTATGAGTCAATTTTGCccataaaaaattctataatgTATTTATACCTCAAATGCGGGCAGGTTAAAGAGGCTCAGACACTGTTTGAGGGAATGGAAACTGTCAGCTTGATTACGTGGAATGCAATGATTGCAGGATATGCCCAAATGATGGATCTTGAAGGGAACGATCTTTCAGCATATCAAAGTGGAAATGAGGCACTCAACATTTTCTCGAAATTGAATCGCTCAGACATGAAACCAGATCTCTTCACCTTCTCTAGTATCTTAACTGTTTGTAGTAGTTTGGTGGCTTTAGAACAGGGGGAACAAATTCATGCTCAGACCATTAAAACTGGGTTTCTCTCAGATGTTGTTGTTGGAACTGCACTAATTAATATGTACAATAAATGTGGAAGCATTGAGAAAGCAAGTAAAGCTTTTCTTGAGATGTCTACAAGAACTTTGATATCATGGACTTCTATGATCACGGGGCTTGCACAACATGGCAAGACTCAACAAGCATTACAGCTCTTTGAGGATATGAGATTTGCTGGAGTTAGACCAAACCAGATTACTTTTGTGGGTGTTCTATCGGCTTGTAGTCATGCTGGAATGGTAGATGAAGCACTCAGTTACTTTGAGATGATGCAAAAGGAATATAAAATTAAGCCCGTGATGGATCATTTTGCTTGCCTAATTGATATGTTTGTGAGATTGGGTCGGCTAGACGAAGCTTTCAATTTTATCGAAAAAATGGATATTGAGCCCAGTGAGTTTATATGGTCAATCCTGATTGCAGGGTGCAGAAGTCATGGGAATTTAGAACTGGGCTTTTATGCTGCCGAACAGTTACTGAAGCTAAAACCAAAAGATATTGAGACTTACGTCTTGTTGTTGAACATGTACCTCTCAGCAGGGAGATGGAAAGATGTTTCAAGGgttaaaaaattgatgaaagaAGAGAAACTCGGAAAACTAAAGGATTGGAGCTGGATAAGCATCAAAGGCAAGGTTTATTCATTTAAACCCAATGACAAATCTCATCCTCAAAATGTTGATATTTACAAATCTTTGGAGAATTTGATTGACGAAGCAAAGAGTCTTGGATATGAATCGCTAGAAACTTTGATGGTAACAGATGAGGATGAGGAAAAAacatcgtcttcttcttctgcacATTATCATAGTGAGAAGTTAGCAGTTGCATTTGGGTTATTGAACACTCCTAGTGCTGCACCAATAAGGGTGATGAAGAATGTAATAATGTGCAGGGATTGCCATAACTTTGTAAAGATTATTTCATTACTGACAGATAGGGAAATAACCATACGAGACAGCAAGCGGCTTCACAAAATTGTCAATGGACGATGCTCTTGTGGGGATTTTGGCGGTCTTCTATGA
- the LOC107427123 gene encoding putative pentatricopeptide repeat-containing protein At5g52630 isoform X1 yields the protein MASSLPSVAVNGTLKLDSDFRKQPSSFLPTDKSSNVSYQRSYVATHLDGTSEPKSLDFREALSMMKENSTVESTYYVSLLQECIDKNSAAEAQMVHAHIIKTGSHGDLFVSTFLVNVYVKCGTMENARKVFDNLPSRNVVAWTTLMTGYVHNLKPELAIQVFLEMLKAGTYPTNYTLGIALNACTSLHSIKVGEQIHAYIIKYRIDFDTSIGNSLCTLYAKCRDLESSVKAFMKIREKNVISWTGIISACGDNGEAARGLQFFSEMLSEDVEPNEFTLTSVLSLCCVMLTLGVGTQVHSLSIKLGYESILPIKNSIMYLYLKCGQVKEAQTLFEGMETVSLITWNAMIAGYAQMMDLEGNDLSAYQSGNEALNIFSKLNRSDMKPDLFTFSSILTVCSSLVALEQGEQIHAQTIKTGFLSDVVVGTALINMYNKCGSIEKASKAFLEMSTRTLISWTSMITGLAQHGKTQQALQLFEDMRFAGVRPNQITFVGVLSACSHAGMVDEALSYFEMMQKEYKIKPVMDHFACLIDMFVRLGRLDEAFNFIEKMDIEPSEFIWSILIAGCRSHGNLELGFYAAEQLLKLKPKDIETYVLLLNMYLSAGRWKDVSRVKKLMKEEKLGKLKDWSWISIKGKVYSFKPNDKSHPQNVDIYKSLENLIDEAKSLGYESLETLMVTDEDEEKTSSSSSAHYHSEKLAVAFGLLNTPSAAPIRVMKNVIMCRDCHNFVKIISLLTDREITIRDSKRLHKIVNGRCSCGDFGGLL from the exons ATGGCTTCTTCTTTGCCTTCAGTTGCTGTCAATGGCACCCTCAAGCTCGACTCCGATTTCAGAAAACAACCctcatcttttcttcccactgaTAAG AGCTCAAATGTTTCCTATCAGAGAAGTTATGTAGCCACCCATTTGGATGGAACTTCTGAACCAAAGTCTCTGGACTTCCGAGAAGCACTCTCTATGATGAAAGAGAATTCTACTGTCGAATCGACATATTATGTCAGCCTCTTGCAAGAATGCATTGATAAGAATTCAGCTGCAGAAGCTCAAATGGTGCATGCCCACATCATAAAGACTGGAAGCCATGGAGATTTATTTGTATCGACGTTCCTTGTCAATGTCTATGTGAAATGCGGAACCATGGAAAATGCTCGCAAGGTTTTTGACAATTTGCCTAGCAGAAATGTTGTTGCATGGACAACTTTGATGACGGGTTATGTACATAATTTGAAGCCAGAGCTTGCCATCCAAGTTTTTCTAGAAATGTTGAAGGCGGGTACCTATCCTACAAACTACACTCTAGGAATTGCTTTAAATGCTTGCACTTCATTGCATTCCATCAAAGTGGGTGAACAAATCCATGCCTACATTATCAAGTACCGGATTGACTTCGACACTAGTATCGGTAACTCCCTTTGTACTTTGTATGCTAAGTGTAGAGACTTGGAATCTTCTGTTAAAGCTTTTATGAAGATCAGGGAAAAGAACGTGATCTCGTGGACTGGAATTATATCTGCTTGTGGTGACAATGGTGAAGCTGCAAGGGGTTTACAATTTTTCAGTGAGATGCTTTCTGAAGATGTTGAACCCAATGAGTTTACCCTAACTAGTGTTTTGAGCCTGTGTTGTGTAATGCTGACATTGGGTGTAGGTACACAGGTTCACTCATTAAGCATCAAACTTGGCTATGAGTCAATTTTGCccataaaaaattctataatgTATTTATACCTCAAATGCGGGCAGGTTAAAGAGGCTCAGACACTGTTTGAGGGAATGGAAACTGTCAGCTTGATTACGTGGAATGCAATGATTGCAGGATATGCCCAAATGATGGATCTTGAAGGGAACGATCTTTCAGCATATCAAAGTGGAAATGAGGCACTCAACATTTTCTCGAAATTGAATCGCTCAGACATGAAACCAGATCTCTTCACCTTCTCTAGTATCTTAACTGTTTGTAGTAGTTTGGTGGCTTTAGAACAGGGGGAACAAATTCATGCTCAGACCATTAAAACTGGGTTTCTCTCAGATGTTGTTGTTGGAACTGCACTAATTAATATGTACAATAAATGTGGAAGCATTGAGAAAGCAAGTAAAGCTTTTCTTGAGATGTCTACAAGAACTTTGATATCATGGACTTCTATGATCACGGGGCTTGCACAACATGGCAAGACTCAACAAGCATTACAGCTCTTTGAGGATATGAGATTTGCTGGAGTTAGACCAAACCAGATTACTTTTGTGGGTGTTCTATCGGCTTGTAGTCATGCTGGAATGGTAGATGAAGCACTCAGTTACTTTGAGATGATGCAAAAGGAATATAAAATTAAGCCCGTGATGGATCATTTTGCTTGCCTAATTGATATGTTTGTGAGATTGGGTCGGCTAGACGAAGCTTTCAATTTTATCGAAAAAATGGATATTGAGCCCAGTGAGTTTATATGGTCAATCCTGATTGCAGGGTGCAGAAGTCATGGGAATTTAGAACTGGGCTTTTATGCTGCCGAACAGTTACTGAAGCTAAAACCAAAAGATATTGAGACTTACGTCTTGTTGTTGAACATGTACCTCTCAGCAGGGAGATGGAAAGATGTTTCAAGGgttaaaaaattgatgaaagaAGAGAAACTCGGAAAACTAAAGGATTGGAGCTGGATAAGCATCAAAGGCAAGGTTTATTCATTTAAACCCAATGACAAATCTCATCCTCAAAATGTTGATATTTACAAATCTTTGGAGAATTTGATTGACGAAGCAAAGAGTCTTGGATATGAATCGCTAGAAACTTTGATGGTAACAGATGAGGATGAGGAAAAAacatcgtcttcttcttctgcacATTATCATAGTGAGAAGTTAGCAGTTGCATTTGGGTTATTGAACACTCCTAGTGCTGCACCAATAAGGGTGATGAAGAATGTAATAATGTGCAGGGATTGCCATAACTTTGTAAAGATTATTTCATTACTGACAGATAGGGAAATAACCATACGAGACAGCAAGCGGCTTCACAAAATTGTCAATGGACGATGCTCTTGTGGGGATTTTGGCGGTCTTCTATGA
- the LOC112492961 gene encoding CBL-interacting serine/threonine-protein kinase 8-like isoform X1 produces MKTVDSYFPLCELFHAWKLLQRHFNFTCLWQCYKLLVFAECMYLFHASIYSSLTGFCEAPNTVLQKPAKVVLSSMEVVAQSMGFKTHIRNYKMRVEGLSANKTSHFSVILEIFEVAPTFFMVDIQKAAGDVADYLKFYKNFVSNLEDIIWKPPNESSKSRISKNRSKRR; encoded by the exons ATGAAAACTGTTGATTCTTATTTTCCACTTTGTGAACTGTTTCATGCTTGGAAGCTATTGCAAAGGCATTTCAATTTTACCTGCCTCTGGCAATGTTACAAGTTATTAGTGTTCGCTGAATGTATGTATTTGTTTCATGCTTCAATTTACTCCTCCTTGACAGGATTCTGTGAAGCACCAAACACGGTTTTGCAAAAACCAGCAAAGGTTGTCCTATCGAGCATGGAAGTTGTTGCGCAATCAATGGGATTTAAAACACATATTCGCAATTACAAG ATGAGAGTGGAAGGTCTTTCAGCTAACAAGACATCTCATTTTTCTGTTATCCTGGAA atatTCGAAGTTGCTCCTACATTCTTCATGGTAGACATTCAGAAAGCAGCTGGAGATGTTGCTGATTATCTCAAg ttttacaaaaatttcgttaGCAATCTTGAAGATATCATCTGGAAACCACCTAATGAATCAAGCAAATCAAGGATCTCTAAGAACCGGAGTAAGAGGCGCTGA
- the LOC112492961 gene encoding CBL-interacting serine/threonine-protein kinase 8-like isoform X2, whose protein sequence is MTTLATGFCEAPNTVLQKPAKVVLSSMEVVAQSMGFKTHIRNYKMRVEGLSANKTSHFSVILEIFEVAPTFFMVDIQKAAGDVADYLKFYKNFVSNLEDIIWKPPNESSKSRISKNRSKRR, encoded by the exons GATTCTGTGAAGCACCAAACACGGTTTTGCAAAAACCAGCAAAGGTTGTCCTATCGAGCATGGAAGTTGTTGCGCAATCAATGGGATTTAAAACACATATTCGCAATTACAAG ATGAGAGTGGAAGGTCTTTCAGCTAACAAGACATCTCATTTTTCTGTTATCCTGGAA atatTCGAAGTTGCTCCTACATTCTTCATGGTAGACATTCAGAAAGCAGCTGGAGATGTTGCTGATTATCTCAAg ttttacaaaaatttcgttaGCAATCTTGAAGATATCATCTGGAAACCACCTAATGAATCAAGCAAATCAAGGATCTCTAAGAACCGGAGTAAGAGGCGCTGA